Proteins from one Rosa chinensis cultivar Old Blush chromosome 7, RchiOBHm-V2, whole genome shotgun sequence genomic window:
- the LOC112177188 gene encoding succinate dehydrogenase subunit 7B, mitochondrial, translated as MAFLLKNSVASHFRQTTKNDSLSLTRRQFHVEPGAREKALLAPDPSLRRFKSHKKGVLAIKRIGEVLTVVVIAGCCYEIYVKAVMREEARAQTKA; from the exons ATGGCGTTCCTGCTCAAAAATTCCGTCGCTTCACATTTCCGTCAG ACGACGAAGAACGATTCACTTTCCCTCACGCGCCGCCAGTTCCACGTCGAACCTGGGGCTCGCGAGAAAGCT CTCTTGGCACCGGACCCGTCTCTAAGACGATTCAAGTCGCATAAGAAGGGTGTGTTGGCGATCAAAAGGATTGGGGAGGTTCTCACAGTTGTTGTTATTGCTG GTTGCTGCTATGAAATATATGTAAAAGCAGTGATGCGGGAGGAGGCTAGGGCACAGACAAAGGCTTGA
- the LOC112177187 gene encoding uncharacterized protein At5g50100, chloroplastic translates to MALRAGCSSIGRRQRCSSLLSVPRYLQLQPHLPHSAPQRLTSFPIHQPGSRFGMRAISEAAVNPVTPKKGDERESAPENWKIKMLYDGDCPLCMREVNMLRERNKSYGTIKFVDISSEDYSPGDNMGLDYKTVMGNIHAILSDGTVVTDVEAFRKLYEQVGLGWVYAITKYEPIGTIAGAVYGVWAKYRLQITGRPPLEEVLELRKKNKGEVCNDRTDCKLPE, encoded by the exons atgGCTCTGAGAGCAGGGTGTAGTAGTATTGGAAGAAGGCAAAGATGTTCATCTCTGTTATCGGTTCCTCGATATCTACAGCTCCAGCCTCATCTTCCTCACTCTGCTCCTCAGAGGTTGACATCATTTCCAATTCATCAACCTG GGTCTAGATTTGGAATGAGAGCTATAAGTGAAGCGGCTGTGAATCCCGTAACTCCCAAGAAAGGAGATGAACGAGAATCAGCACCTGAGAATTGGAAGATTAAGATGCTGTATGATGGGGATTGTCCACTATGTATGAGAGAG GTGAATATgctgagagagagaaacaagagTTATGGTACTATCAAGTTTGTTGACATAAGCTCAGAGGATTACTCTCCGGGGGATAATATGGGGCTAGACTACAAAACC GTTATGGGAAACATTCATGCCATCCTCTCTGATGGAACCGTAGTTACTGATGTCGAA GCATTCAGAAAGTTATACGAGCAAGTTGGGCTCGGATGGGTCTATGCAATAACCAAATATGAACCG ATTGGAACCATAGCAGGTGCTGTTTATGGTGTTTGGGCTAAATATCGTCTCCAAATTACAG GCCGACCACCTTTAGAAGAGGTTTTGGAATTGCGGAAGAAGAACAAG GGAGAAGTATGTAATGACAGAACTGATTGTAAACTACCAGAATAA
- the LOC112177186 gene encoding UDP-glycosyltransferase 74B1, whose protein sequence is MKNQKTGHVIVLTYPAQGHINPLLQFAKRLASKGLKVTLATTPYTLKSIHSTTVGIEPISDGYDESGFSQSPSVQAYLDSFKTVGSRTLSELILKFSSSGSPVNCIVYDSLLPWALDVAKKFSIYGAVFLTNSASVCSIFWHISHGRLSFPVTQESGAPLLMPGLPPLDLPDLPGFLSQPAPHTPYLALIFEQFVSLEENDWVFCNSFEELESELVNEMLGLWPLVMIGPMVPSAYLDQQIDGDKAYGASLWEPATDKCIKWLDKKPPQSVIYISFGSMANIAAKQVEEIAWGLKASDQHFLWVVKESENKLPDEFLNTIGETGLVVTWCNQLEVLAHPAVGCFITHCGWNSTLEGLGLGVPMVGVPQWSDQPTNAKFVEELWGVGVRVKKNEEGLVTKDELEMCIREVMVGERSDQIKRNVMKWSEAAKRAVSVGGKSDENINDFIRKLF, encoded by the exons ATGAAGAACCAAAAAACTGGGCATGTGATTGTGCTCACATATCCAGCTCAAGGCCACATAAACCCTCTGCTTCAATTTGCTAAGCGCTTAGCCTCCAAAGGACTCAAGGTCACTCTAGCCACCACCCCTTATACTCTCAAATCCATCCACTCAACCACTGTAGGAATTGAACCAATCTCAGATGGATATGATGAAAGTGGATTTAGCCAATCCCCTAGTGTTCAAGCCTACTTAGACTCATTCAAAACAGTTGGCTCAAGAACACTATCAGAGCTTATACTCAAATTCAGCTCCTCAGGCTCACCTGTCAACTGTATTGTATATGATTCATTGCTTCCATGGGCACTTGATGTGGCTAAAAAGTTCAGCATCTATGGAGCTGTGTTCTTGACAAACTCAGCTTCAGTGTGCTCTATATTTTGGCATATCAGTCATGGCCGTCTGAGTTTCCCTGTGACGCAAGAAAGCGGTGCGCCTTTGTTGATGCCTGGCCTTCCTCCACTAGATCTTCCTGACCTGCCAGGTTTCCTATCACAGCCTGCGCCTCACACGCCTTATCTGGCTTTGATCTTCGAACAGTTTGTCAGCCTTGAAGAAAATGATTGGGTTTTCTGCAACTCCTTTGAAGAATTGGAAAGTGAG CTGGTGAATGAAATGTTGGGACTTTGGCCCCTTGTGATGATTGGTCCAATGGTGCCATCAGCCTACTTGGATCAACAAATTGATGGGGACAAAGCTTATGGAGCCAGTCTTTGGGAGCCAGCTACAGACAAGTGCATCAAATGGCTGGATAAAAAACCACCTCAAAGTGTGATATACATATCTTTTGGAAGCATGGCAAACATTGCAGCAAAACAGGTTGAAGAAATCGCATGGGGCTTGAAGGCAAGTGATCAGCACTTCCTCTGGGTTGTGAAAGAGTCCGAGAACAAATTGCCTGATGAGTTCCTGAACACAATAGGCGAAACAGGGTTGGTGGTAACATGGTGCAACCAACTAGAGGTACTAGCACATCCAGCTGTGGGATGTTTTATAACGCACTGCGGATGGAATTCCACGTTGGAGGGATTGGGCCTCGGCGTGCCGATGGTGGGAGTGCCTCAGTGGAGTGATCAGCCAACGAATGCCAAGTTTGTGGAGGAGTTGTGGGGGGTTGGAGTGAGAGTTAAGAAGAATGAAGAGGGGCTTGTGACGAAGGACGAGTTAGAGATGTGTATAAGGGAAGTCATGGTGGGAGAAAGAAGTGATCAGATTAAAAGGAATGTCATGAAATGGAGTGAGGCTGCAAAGAGAGCTGTTAGTGTAGGGGGTAAATCAGATGAGAACATCAATGACTTTATAAGGAAGCTTTTTTGA
- the LOC112178842 gene encoding calmodulin-binding protein 60 A isoform X1 — MSQKRHQDDGKGSYRSEGTGSPGDKRRRTTFQNVVSEIMKLHTVQHLLEPILEPLIRRVVREEVELALRKHLNNMKQNCEKETQPSESRILKLQFLNSLSLPVFTGARIEGEESSSIQVALIDCFTGQIVKSGPESAAKVEIVVLEGDFDGEEGDNWTPEEFKNNIVREREGKKPLLTGEAVINLNDGVVSVSEISFTDNSSWTRSRRFRLGARVVDNFDGTRVREAKTESFIVRDHRGELYKKHHPPSLLDEVWRLEKIGKDGAFHKRLTRENIRTVKDFLTLLFINPPRLRHILGTGMSTKMWEVTVEHAQTCVLEKRIYLYCPPSSQQRTGVVFNVVGQVTYLLLECEYIPLSKLSETQKVDAQNLVLSAFEHWGEVVSFDDEASLLGGGSSNVANVHQTSSSPRGEEFTGSKFMTTQKIGGFDYSQASASSPDIISSMYSVGGTSGLDDYALHNIDGMGLRYDQSLSFPGQVGNSLICDPDSIAAFCDDDHLQFFDTDLQSQSMLPESPADLQSAVDGFLLAQRSTAAVAAIDKAQRRWTKLFSVLKWFSIQRSVRNRVRDIPRY; from the exons ATGTCGCAGAAGAGACACCAGGATGATGGCAAGGGGAGTTATCGATCAGAAGGGACTGGTAGTCCGGGGGATAAGCGCCGGAGGACTACTTTTCAGAA TGTGGTTTCAGAAATAATGAAGTTGCACACTGTCCAGCATTTGCTGGAGCCAATTCTTGAGCCTTTGATTCGCAGAGTG GTCAGAGAGGAAGTAGAATTGGCCCTAAGGAAACATTTGAACAATATGAAACA GAATTGTGAGAAAGAGACTCAACCTTCTGAATCAAGAATCTTAAAGCTACAGTTCTTAAACAGTCTGTCTCTTCCGGTATTTACTGGAGCTCGgattgaaggagaagagagttCCAGTATCCAAGTAgctttgattgattgctttacTGGCCAAATAGTTAAATCTGGCCCTGAATCCGCAGCTAAAGTGGAAATTGTTGTCCTTGAGGGTGATTTTGATGGCGAGGAGGGTGACAATTGGACCCCTGAAGAGTTCAAGAATAACATTgtaagagagagggagggcAAAAAACCTCTTCTAACAGGGGAAGCAGTCATCAATCTTAACGATGGAGTTGTTTCTGTGAGTGAGATTTCTTTTACAGATAATTCAAGCTGGACAAGGAGCCGTAGGTTCAGGTTAGGAGCAAGAGTTGTAGATAATTTTGATGGAACTAGAGTGAGAGAAGCAAAGACAGAATCCTTTATTGTCAGGGATCACCGTGGAGAAT TGTACAAGAAGCACCACCCTCCATCTCTGCTTGATGAAGTATGGCGACTAGAAAAGATTGGAAAGGATGGAGCTTTCCATAAGCGTTTGACTCGGGAAAACATCCGCACCGTGAAGGATTTCCTCACCCTACTCTTCATAAACCCTCCAAGGCTCCGCCAT ATCCTTGGCACAGGTATGTCTACTAAGATGTGGGAAGTCACAGTGGAGCATGCTCAGACATGCGTACTTGAGAAGAGGATATACTTGTACTGCCCTCCCAGTTCACAACAGAGAACTGGTGTGGTCTTCAACGTTGTAGGACAAGTAACATACCTACTTTTGGAATGCGAATATATTCCTCTCAGTAAGCTTTCTGAAACACAAAAG GTTGATGCCCAGAACTTGGTACTTTCTGCATTTGAACACTGGGGAGAAGTAGTCTCATTTGATGATGAGGCTTCTCTTTTGGGTGGGGGCTCATCCAATGTCGCCAATGTTCATCAGACATCAAGTTCACCAAGAGGGGAGGAGTTTACTGGAAGCAAGTTTATGACTACTCAAAAAATTGGCGGATTTGATTATTCACAGGCATCCGCCTCTTCTCCTGATATCATTTCATCCATGTATTCTGTGGGGGGTACAAGTGGCTTGGATGATTATGCCTTGCACAACATTGATGGAATGGGTCTTAGATATGACCAGAGTTTAAGCTTCCCAGGTCAAGTTGGGAATTCCCTGATCTGTGACCCAGATTCAATAGCTGCATTTTGTGATGATGATCATCTACAGTTTTTTGATACTGATCTTCAGTCCCAGAGCATGCTTCCAGAGTCACCAGCAGATCTACAAAGCGCTGTAGATGGCTTCTTGTTGGCACAACGTTCTACTGCTGCTGTTGCCGCCATAGATAAGGCTCAGAGGAGATGGACAAAACTATTCAGTGTCCTCAAGTGGTTCTCAATTCAGAGGAGCGTGCGGAACCGGGTTCGAGACATTCCAAGATACTAG
- the LOC112178842 gene encoding calmodulin-binding protein 60 A isoform X2 — protein MKQNCEKETQPSESRILKLQFLNSLSLPVFTGARIEGEESSSIQVALIDCFTGQIVKSGPESAAKVEIVVLEGDFDGEEGDNWTPEEFKNNIVREREGKKPLLTGEAVINLNDGVVSVSEISFTDNSSWTRSRRFRLGARVVDNFDGTRVREAKTESFIVRDHRGELYKKHHPPSLLDEVWRLEKIGKDGAFHKRLTRENIRTVKDFLTLLFINPPRLRHILGTGMSTKMWEVTVEHAQTCVLEKRIYLYCPPSSQQRTGVVFNVVGQVTYLLLECEYIPLSKLSETQKVDAQNLVLSAFEHWGEVVSFDDEASLLGGGSSNVANVHQTSSSPRGEEFTGSKFMTTQKIGGFDYSQASASSPDIISSMYSVGGTSGLDDYALHNIDGMGLRYDQSLSFPGQVGNSLICDPDSIAAFCDDDHLQFFDTDLQSQSMLPESPADLQSAVDGFLLAQRSTAAVAAIDKAQRRWTKLFSVLKWFSIQRSVRNRVRDIPRY, from the exons ATGAAACA GAATTGTGAGAAAGAGACTCAACCTTCTGAATCAAGAATCTTAAAGCTACAGTTCTTAAACAGTCTGTCTCTTCCGGTATTTACTGGAGCTCGgattgaaggagaagagagttCCAGTATCCAAGTAgctttgattgattgctttacTGGCCAAATAGTTAAATCTGGCCCTGAATCCGCAGCTAAAGTGGAAATTGTTGTCCTTGAGGGTGATTTTGATGGCGAGGAGGGTGACAATTGGACCCCTGAAGAGTTCAAGAATAACATTgtaagagagagggagggcAAAAAACCTCTTCTAACAGGGGAAGCAGTCATCAATCTTAACGATGGAGTTGTTTCTGTGAGTGAGATTTCTTTTACAGATAATTCAAGCTGGACAAGGAGCCGTAGGTTCAGGTTAGGAGCAAGAGTTGTAGATAATTTTGATGGAACTAGAGTGAGAGAAGCAAAGACAGAATCCTTTATTGTCAGGGATCACCGTGGAGAAT TGTACAAGAAGCACCACCCTCCATCTCTGCTTGATGAAGTATGGCGACTAGAAAAGATTGGAAAGGATGGAGCTTTCCATAAGCGTTTGACTCGGGAAAACATCCGCACCGTGAAGGATTTCCTCACCCTACTCTTCATAAACCCTCCAAGGCTCCGCCAT ATCCTTGGCACAGGTATGTCTACTAAGATGTGGGAAGTCACAGTGGAGCATGCTCAGACATGCGTACTTGAGAAGAGGATATACTTGTACTGCCCTCCCAGTTCACAACAGAGAACTGGTGTGGTCTTCAACGTTGTAGGACAAGTAACATACCTACTTTTGGAATGCGAATATATTCCTCTCAGTAAGCTTTCTGAAACACAAAAG GTTGATGCCCAGAACTTGGTACTTTCTGCATTTGAACACTGGGGAGAAGTAGTCTCATTTGATGATGAGGCTTCTCTTTTGGGTGGGGGCTCATCCAATGTCGCCAATGTTCATCAGACATCAAGTTCACCAAGAGGGGAGGAGTTTACTGGAAGCAAGTTTATGACTACTCAAAAAATTGGCGGATTTGATTATTCACAGGCATCCGCCTCTTCTCCTGATATCATTTCATCCATGTATTCTGTGGGGGGTACAAGTGGCTTGGATGATTATGCCTTGCACAACATTGATGGAATGGGTCTTAGATATGACCAGAGTTTAAGCTTCCCAGGTCAAGTTGGGAATTCCCTGATCTGTGACCCAGATTCAATAGCTGCATTTTGTGATGATGATCATCTACAGTTTTTTGATACTGATCTTCAGTCCCAGAGCATGCTTCCAGAGTCACCAGCAGATCTACAAAGCGCTGTAGATGGCTTCTTGTTGGCACAACGTTCTACTGCTGCTGTTGCCGCCATAGATAAGGCTCAGAGGAGATGGACAAAACTATTCAGTGTCCTCAAGTGGTTCTCAATTCAGAGGAGCGTGCGGAACCGGGTTCGAGACATTCCAAGATACTAG